ACCATGCGGTTCTTCATACATGTCAATACTTAGAGAAAGAAGGTTTTGAAGTCACGTACTTGCCAGTGGATGAGCAAGGGAAAATTTCGCTTGAACAGTTTGAACAAGCGTTACGGGATGACACGATTGTTGTCACGATCATGTTTGGGAACAATGAAGTCGGCACGATTCAACCGATTCGAGAAATTGGCCAACGATTAAAAGGTCATCAAGCGGTGTTTCATACGGATGCGGTGCAAGCATTTGGAATGGAAGAGCTCGATGTAAATGAGTTACATGTAGATATGTTATCGGTCTCCGCCCATAAAGTGAACGGGCCAAAAGGGATCGGCTTTCTGTACGTACGAGAAGGAACGAAATTGATTCCCCACATCCATGGAGGAGAACAAGAACGAAAGCGTCGCGCTGGTACTGAAAACGTAGCTTCCATCGCTGGATTTGGTGAGGCGGTTACCATTGCACAACAAACGATGGCTGAAAAACGGAAACAGTATCAAGCATTTAAACAAAAAATGATTGAAACGTTCCGCCAAGAAGGTATTGAGTTTGACATAAATGGCACGCTTGAAGGGTCGCTTCCTCACGTTATAAATGTTTATTTTCCTGGGGTAGACGTGGAAGCGATGCTCGTGAATTTAGATTTAGCTGGGATTGCGGCATCCAGCGGTTCGGCGTGCACTGCGGGTTCTATTGATCCGTCTCATGTCTTAGTGGCGATGTTCGGAAAAGATTCTGATCGGTTACGCAGCTCAATTCGCTTTAGTTTTGGCTTAGGTAATACATTAGAACAAGTGGAAAAAGCGGCAAAAGAAACAGCGAATATTGTGAAAAGACTTCGTAAATAAAACGGAGGTGTGAGAGGATGAAAGATCCGAAAAACACCCGCGTTGTTGTAGGAATGTCTGGCGGTGTCGATTCTTCCGTTGCCGCCCTGTTGTTAAAAGAACAAGGGTATGATGTCATTGGTGTGTTTATGAAAAACTGGGACGACACGGACGAAAATGGTGTCTGTACGGCAACAGAAGATTACAATGACGTCATTCGGGTTTGTAATCAACTTGGCATTCCTTACTATGCGGTGAACTTTGAAA
The window above is part of the Bacillus sp. (in: firmicutes) genome. Proteins encoded here:
- a CDS encoding cysteine desulfurase — encoded protein: MEKIYLDHAATSPIHPKVVDKMTTVLKETFGNPSSIHAFGREARQYLDEARTIMAEAIGAHFNEIIFTSGGTEADNMAIIGAVRALKDKGNHIITTSIEHHAVLHTCQYLEKEGFEVTYLPVDEQGKISLEQFEQALRDDTIVVTIMFGNNEVGTIQPIREIGQRLKGHQAVFHTDAVQAFGMEELDVNELHVDMLSVSAHKVNGPKGIGFLYVREGTKLIPHIHGGEQERKRRAGTENVASIAGFGEAVTIAQQTMAEKRKQYQAFKQKMIETFRQEGIEFDINGTLEGSLPHVINVYFPGVDVEAMLVNLDLAGIAASSGSACTAGSIDPSHVLVAMFGKDSDRLRSSIRFSFGLGNTLEQVEKAAKETANIVKRLRK